The Calditrichota bacterium genome contains the following window.
GAAATTGCGCCCCGAATCATGAATGCGTTCCATGATTTGGGGCGTCAACACCCGGACAAATCAAAATTGTCCATGCGCCAATATCAGGCGATGATTATTTTGCACGCCAGTGAAACCTTGAGTTTGTCGCAATTGTGCCAAAAACTCAGCCTGGCTCCTTCCACGGGAACCGAACTGGTCAATCGCCTCGTCAATCTCGGTTACCTTAAGAAATCAACCGAGAAAGAGGACCAGCGTCAGACAAATTTATTCCTGACCAAAAAGGGAACGAAGGTCGTCTTCGAACGCAGAAAAGTCGTCTCGGAAATGATCACGAGCTTCTTATCCGTTTTTTCTGAAAAGGATCGCACCCTGTTTGTGGATTATTTTGAAAAAATCTGGGAATTGATCGCCAAATATGAACCGCACAAACCAACATCTGCATCAGAAACTCAGGGCAAATAAGCAGTTTTTTGTGTCTGGCGTTGCGGTTTATGTTCCAGAGACCCTAATTTGATCCGCGATGAGCTGACAAAGCGCGGCTAGCGAATGGCAGCTTTAATGCGGGAAAATCTAATTCGACAAAAAAGTAGTTTAATTTTACAACAAGGAAACTCATTCGCATGAATACGCTTCTTTTAATTGGCACCCGTATCGTTATTATTGCGCTGATTGGATATTCCATCGGCATTTTTATCGAACAACGAAAACGAAAAGTCACCGTCACTGTATTAACTGCGCTCACGATCGGCGTTATTTTTGACATCACAGCAACGATTTTCATGATTATCGGCTCGCCCAATTCGC
Protein-coding sequences here:
- a CDS encoding winged helix-turn-helix transcriptional regulator — its product is MPSKDAARLAEIAPRIMNAFHDLGRQHPDKSKLSMRQYQAMIILHASETLSLSQLCQKLSLAPSTGTELVNRLVNLGYLKKSTEKEDQRQTNLFLTKKGTKVVFERRKVVSEMITSFLSVFSEKDRTLFVDYFEKIWELIAKYEPHKPTSASETQGK